From one Alicyclobacillus acidocaldarius subsp. acidocaldarius Tc-4-1 genomic stretch:
- the mqo gene encoding malate dehydrogenase (quinone), producing MDGKTRSDVALIGGGIMSATLGTLFRQLAPEWTITVFERLDEVAVESSNEWNNAGTGHSALCELNYTVEKPDGSIDISKAIQVNEQFLVSRQFWSFLVRQGIIEHPRDFIVPVPHMSFVQGETNVAFLKKRHQLLSQHPLFQGMEYSEDPERLREWIPLMMKDRKLDRPIAATWIASGTDVNFGALTRMLFHYLEREGVDVQCGKEVQDLKRTRDGMWQLRVRDVKTGTTYEHVSKFVFVGAGGWSLLLLQKSGIEEGKGIGGFPVSGLFMVCENPEIVRQHRAKVYGKAPVGAPPMSVPHLDSRVIGGREYVLFGPFAGFSPRFLKTGSMLDLFKSVKLHNLSTLLAAGAKNASLTLYLIRQLMLTKKQRMDELREFVPTARDEDWRLVVAGQRVQVIKRHPRGELQFGTEVVSAKDGSIAALLGASPGASVVVSIMLEVIRKCFPDRLPEWENKIREMIPSYGVTLRDRPDLMRSIQAETAEVLGLHQMEARTDA from the coding sequence ATGGACGGAAAGACGAGATCGGATGTCGCCCTGATTGGTGGCGGCATCATGAGTGCCACGCTGGGTACCTTGTTTCGACAGCTTGCGCCTGAATGGACCATCACCGTGTTCGAACGCCTGGACGAGGTGGCTGTGGAAAGTTCCAACGAGTGGAACAACGCGGGTACAGGCCACTCTGCGCTCTGCGAGCTGAACTACACCGTCGAAAAGCCAGATGGAAGCATCGACATCTCCAAGGCCATTCAGGTGAACGAGCAGTTCCTCGTTTCTCGCCAATTTTGGTCGTTCCTCGTGCGACAGGGCATCATCGAACATCCGAGAGATTTTATCGTGCCTGTGCCGCACATGAGCTTCGTGCAGGGCGAGACCAACGTGGCGTTTTTGAAGAAACGGCATCAGTTGTTGTCTCAGCACCCTCTCTTCCAAGGGATGGAATACTCTGAGGATCCCGAGCGCCTCCGGGAATGGATTCCGCTGATGATGAAGGATCGGAAGCTGGACCGCCCGATTGCCGCTACGTGGATTGCATCCGGAACGGACGTGAACTTTGGCGCGCTCACCCGGATGCTGTTCCACTACCTGGAGCGCGAAGGCGTAGACGTGCAGTGCGGGAAAGAGGTCCAGGACCTGAAGCGCACGCGCGATGGCATGTGGCAGCTCCGCGTGCGCGATGTCAAGACCGGCACCACCTATGAGCACGTGTCGAAGTTCGTCTTCGTCGGGGCCGGGGGATGGAGTCTACTGCTTCTGCAGAAATCCGGAATTGAAGAGGGGAAGGGCATCGGCGGTTTCCCAGTGAGCGGCCTTTTCATGGTTTGCGAGAATCCCGAGATTGTCCGCCAGCATCGCGCCAAGGTGTATGGCAAGGCTCCTGTGGGCGCGCCCCCCATGTCCGTGCCACATCTGGACTCTCGCGTCATCGGCGGTCGGGAGTACGTGTTGTTTGGACCGTTTGCCGGGTTTTCGCCGCGCTTCTTGAAGACGGGCTCCATGCTCGACCTGTTCAAGTCGGTCAAGCTTCACAATTTGTCGACGCTGCTCGCCGCGGGCGCGAAGAACGCTTCTCTGACGCTGTATCTCATCCGACAGCTTATGCTGACGAAAAAGCAGCGCATGGACGAGCTGCGCGAGTTCGTGCCCACGGCGCGCGATGAGGATTGGCGCCTCGTCGTCGCGGGGCAGCGCGTTCAGGTCATCAAGCGCCATCCGCGCGGCGAGCTTCAGTTCGGCACCGAGGTCGTGAGCGCGAAGGACGGGTCCATCGCAGCGCTGCTCGGCGCGTCGCCGGGCGCTTCCGTCGTCGTGTCGATTATGTTGGAGGTCATTCGCAAGTGTTTCCCGGACCGGCTGCCGGAGTGGGAGAACAAAATCCGCGAAATGATCCCGTCGTACGGCGTCACGCTGCGCGACAGGCCCGATTTGATGCGCTCCATCCAGGCCGAAACGGCCGAGGTCCTGGGGCTCCATCAGATGGAGGCTCGGACGGACGCGTGA
- the odhB gene encoding 2-oxoglutarate dehydrogenase complex dihydrolipoyllysine-residue succinyltransferase, which translates to MAEVKVPSLGESIVEATIGQWLKREGDAVESGEAIAELETDKVNVEVIAEESGVLAQILKQVGDTVAIGDVIAVIAEGQAPSAPASESAPAAQAQEVKPSAPSAPQVQPQAPSASSAPSSAQPQVSVPGELLVRPTPSLRRAAAAQGIDLRQVQAGALGLGAQPSAPAAPQATSAPSAQPATPSALRPDEERIRMSRRRATIAKRLVEAQHTAAMLTTFNEVDMSRVIEIRKRRKDAFREKYGVGLGYMSFFTKAVVGALKQFPLLNAEIQGEDMIVKHHYDIGIAVATEGGLVVPVVRNADRLTFAEIEQQIADLAARARANKLTLEELQGGTFTITNGGTFGSLFSTPILNAPQVGILGMHNIVERPVAVNGQVEIRPMMYIALSYDHRIVDGAEAVSFLVTVKRLIEDPESLLLEG; encoded by the coding sequence GTGGCAGAGGTCAAGGTTCCATCGCTAGGCGAGTCGATTGTGGAAGCGACGATTGGACAGTGGCTCAAGCGCGAAGGGGATGCGGTTGAGTCGGGCGAGGCTATCGCGGAACTGGAGACGGACAAGGTCAACGTGGAGGTCATAGCGGAGGAGTCGGGTGTCCTGGCGCAGATCCTCAAGCAGGTCGGGGATACCGTGGCGATAGGGGATGTCATTGCTGTGATTGCGGAGGGCCAGGCGCCGTCTGCGCCTGCCTCGGAGTCGGCTCCGGCAGCGCAGGCGCAGGAGGTCAAGCCGTCGGCGCCGAGCGCTCCGCAGGTGCAACCACAGGCGCCGTCCGCGTCATCTGCGCCATCCTCGGCGCAGCCTCAGGTCTCCGTGCCGGGCGAACTTCTGGTGCGCCCGACGCCGTCGCTGCGGCGGGCTGCGGCCGCGCAGGGGATTGATCTCCGTCAGGTGCAGGCCGGCGCTTTGGGCCTGGGCGCCCAACCATCGGCACCTGCGGCGCCTCAGGCGACTTCCGCTCCGAGCGCTCAGCCCGCGACACCGTCGGCGCTGCGCCCGGATGAGGAACGGATCAGGATGTCGCGTCGCCGCGCGACTATCGCGAAGCGCCTGGTGGAGGCGCAGCACACCGCGGCCATGCTGACGACGTTCAACGAAGTGGACATGAGCCGGGTCATCGAGATCCGCAAGCGGCGCAAGGACGCGTTCCGCGAGAAGTACGGCGTGGGGCTTGGCTACATGTCGTTCTTCACGAAGGCGGTCGTGGGCGCGCTGAAGCAGTTCCCGCTCCTGAACGCGGAGATTCAGGGCGAGGACATGATTGTGAAACACCACTACGACATTGGCATCGCGGTGGCGACGGAGGGCGGCCTCGTCGTGCCGGTGGTTCGGAACGCGGATCGCCTGACGTTTGCCGAGATCGAGCAGCAGATTGCCGATCTCGCCGCGCGCGCTCGCGCGAACAAGCTGACGCTCGAGGAGTTGCAGGGTGGGACCTTCACCATCACGAACGGCGGCACGTTTGGCTCGCTGTTCTCGACGCCGATTCTGAACGCGCCCCAGGTCGGCATCCTTGGGATGCACAACATCGTAGAGCGCCCGGTGGCGGTGAATGGGCAGGTCGAGATCCGCCCGATGATGTACATCGCGCTTTCGTACGATCACCGCATTGTCGACGGGGCCGAGGCTGTGAGCTTCTTGGTGACCGTGAAGCGGCTGATCGAGGATCCCGAGTCCCTGTTGCTCGAAGGCTGA
- a CDS encoding 2-oxoglutarate dehydrogenase E1 component: MANEQPGSLQTFWHQFSGPNLAYLLEQYEQYLADPNAVPEDVRSLFAQYGDPAQAVSASPIETQPVFGPQVSALSPRTLEAAAKAYQLAQAIRANGHLAADTDPLFAPEGSPELEPSTYGLVEADLASLPASVVGGPIAQTAPNALAAIEALRKAYCSDLGYEFAHLSSREERAWFEDQIENRRFHQPLTLDEAKALYELLARAQLFERFMHKRFVGQKRFSVEGVDALVPMVDALAKMAVDAGFDHVFIGMAHRGRLNVLAHVLKKPYERIFSEFHAGNGMASDEELAEYMLGWGGDVKYHMGWTRTFETANGRKARYVLSNNPSHLEFVDPVVEGMTRAAQDDRTRPGQPVQDVHKAFPILVHGDAAFTGEGVVAETLNFSKIPGYYTGGTVHIIANNHLGFTADPEQGRSTRYASDIAKGYDLPVVHVSADNPEACLRAVRLAFLYRETFQKDVVIDLVGYRRWGHNESDDPAMTQPVMYAKIASHPTVMEIYANELVSRGAFTAADLQKIDQAIDEELLQAYKKYPEIHTPAAITDFSEPTEDASPVPLEELKEINRALLETPPDFTVYPKLKRILERRRDALDGGDIDWAHAEALAFGTILRSGTPIRMSGQDSERGTFGQRHLVLHDANTNARYAPLQHLPGAKASFVVYNSPLSETAVIGFEYGYSVEAKDALVLWEAQYGDFANVGQPLFDNFIVAARSKWGETSGLVLLLPHGFEGQAHEHSSGRVERFLQLAARNNIVVANVTTSAQYFHLLRRQAARLKNPRPLVIMTPKSLLRNPLAASKPEDLTNGRFQPVLHFAKIGEGAQAVRRLILSSGKVGVDLAAEMSKRGEEACAHVATARVEQLYPFPADRVKDVIASYPNLQEVVWLQEEPENQGPWNFMRPRLQELLPASVKLRYIGRPEQGFVAEGSPDVHNRVQAEILAQALANDIH, from the coding sequence ATGGCGAACGAACAACCTGGATCATTGCAGACGTTCTGGCATCAGTTCTCAGGGCCGAACTTGGCCTACCTGCTTGAGCAGTATGAACAGTATCTCGCGGATCCCAACGCCGTGCCGGAGGACGTGCGCAGCTTATTCGCGCAATACGGGGATCCGGCTCAGGCGGTATCTGCTTCACCGATAGAGACACAACCGGTGTTCGGACCTCAGGTTTCCGCTTTGTCGCCTCGCACGCTGGAGGCCGCGGCAAAGGCCTACCAGCTGGCGCAAGCCATCCGCGCGAACGGCCATCTTGCGGCGGATACGGATCCGCTGTTTGCTCCCGAAGGTTCTCCCGAATTGGAGCCGTCCACGTACGGCCTTGTGGAAGCCGATCTCGCCTCTCTACCCGCTTCGGTGGTGGGAGGCCCCATCGCGCAAACCGCGCCTAACGCACTCGCGGCCATCGAGGCGCTGCGGAAGGCGTATTGCAGTGACCTCGGCTACGAGTTTGCCCATCTTTCGAGCCGCGAAGAACGGGCGTGGTTCGAGGATCAGATTGAAAATCGGCGTTTCCATCAGCCGCTCACGCTGGACGAAGCGAAGGCGCTTTACGAGTTGCTGGCGCGCGCGCAGCTGTTCGAGCGGTTCATGCACAAGCGCTTCGTAGGCCAGAAGCGGTTCTCGGTCGAAGGTGTCGACGCGCTCGTTCCCATGGTGGATGCGCTTGCGAAGATGGCAGTAGACGCCGGTTTCGATCACGTCTTCATCGGCATGGCACACCGCGGCCGATTGAACGTCCTCGCTCACGTGCTGAAGAAGCCCTACGAGCGCATCTTCTCCGAGTTCCACGCCGGCAATGGCATGGCTTCGGACGAGGAACTCGCGGAGTACATGCTCGGCTGGGGCGGCGATGTGAAGTACCACATGGGCTGGACGCGCACTTTCGAGACTGCGAACGGCCGAAAGGCGCGGTATGTGTTGTCGAACAATCCAAGCCACCTGGAATTCGTCGATCCCGTCGTCGAAGGCATGACGCGCGCGGCGCAGGACGACCGCACGCGTCCCGGGCAGCCCGTCCAGGACGTGCACAAGGCGTTTCCCATCCTGGTTCACGGGGACGCCGCGTTCACTGGCGAGGGTGTCGTGGCTGAGACGCTCAACTTCTCGAAGATCCCCGGCTATTACACCGGCGGAACGGTGCACATCATCGCCAATAACCACCTCGGTTTCACCGCGGACCCGGAGCAGGGCCGGTCGACGCGTTACGCGAGCGACATCGCCAAAGGCTACGATCTGCCGGTGGTTCACGTCTCCGCGGACAATCCGGAAGCCTGCCTGCGTGCGGTACGCCTCGCCTTCCTGTATCGCGAGACGTTCCAGAAGGACGTCGTGATTGACCTCGTCGGGTATCGCCGTTGGGGCCACAACGAGTCGGACGATCCCGCGATGACGCAGCCGGTGATGTACGCGAAAATCGCCTCCCATCCGACTGTGATGGAAATCTACGCAAACGAGCTCGTCTCGCGGGGCGCGTTCACGGCAGCGGATCTGCAGAAAATCGATCAGGCCATCGACGAGGAATTGCTGCAGGCCTACAAGAAATACCCGGAGATCCACACGCCTGCGGCCATCACGGACTTCTCGGAGCCCACGGAGGACGCAAGTCCCGTACCTCTGGAGGAACTGAAGGAGATCAACCGGGCTCTCCTGGAGACGCCGCCCGACTTCACCGTGTACCCAAAGCTGAAGCGTATCCTGGAGCGGCGCCGAGACGCGCTCGACGGAGGCGACATCGACTGGGCGCACGCCGAAGCCTTGGCGTTTGGAACCATCCTGCGATCCGGCACGCCCATCCGCATGTCCGGCCAGGATTCGGAGCGCGGAACGTTTGGTCAGCGCCACCTCGTGCTCCACGACGCGAACACCAATGCTCGCTACGCTCCGCTCCAGCATCTGCCGGGAGCCAAGGCGAGCTTCGTCGTGTACAACAGTCCGCTCTCGGAGACGGCCGTGATCGGATTCGAATACGGCTATTCGGTGGAAGCCAAGGACGCGCTCGTGTTGTGGGAAGCGCAGTACGGCGACTTCGCCAACGTCGGTCAGCCCCTCTTTGACAACTTCATCGTGGCCGCGCGGTCGAAGTGGGGGGAGACCTCTGGGCTGGTGCTGCTTTTGCCGCACGGGTTCGAGGGGCAAGCGCACGAGCATTCGAGTGGCCGCGTGGAGCGCTTCCTGCAGCTCGCCGCTCGCAACAACATCGTCGTGGCGAACGTGACGACCTCCGCGCAGTACTTCCATCTGCTGCGGCGCCAGGCGGCACGGCTCAAAAACCCGCGTCCGCTCGTCATCATGACGCCGAAGAGCTTGCTCAGGAACCCGCTTGCGGCCTCGAAGCCGGAAGATCTGACCAATGGCCGGTTCCAGCCGGTTCTTCACTTCGCCAAGATCGGGGAGGGCGCGCAGGCGGTTCGCCGCCTGATTCTCTCGAGTGGCAAGGTGGGCGTCGATCTCGCCGCGGAGATGTCCAAGCGGGGCGAGGAGGCGTGCGCGCACGTGGCTACCGCGCGCGTCGAGCAGTTGTACCCGTTCCCGGCGGATCGCGTGAAGGACGTGATCGCGTCGTATCCCAACCTGCAAGAGGTGGTGTGGCTCCAGGAGGAGCCCGAGAACCAGGGGCCGTGGAACTTCATGCGGCCGAGGTTGCAGGAACTTCTTCCGGCGTCGGTGAAACTCCGTTATATCGGCCGTCCCGAGCAGGGCTTCGTGGCGGAAGGATCGCCGGACGTGCACAACCGCGTGCAAGCTGAAATTTTGGCGCAGGCGTTGGCAAACGATATCCACTAA
- a CDS encoding mannosyltransferase family protein: MNVQERLSRVPLVRHVLTAWATHWIIVLIGLLGPIGDAPARLAVTGTWLDNFVQWDSQWFVDIARYGYVFPLTVQKTFIPTGNSVPFVPYDKAAAFLPGLPILVHALGIEGAWVLTNLLFLLDLVLAYTIAEQEWKGAGFPAAMLLAANPCAIIFSSLYTETYTLTAFLVILWGLQRPRDKRRLAAACLGAFLAPSFHDLGAFAILFVLRLVRFRRFLAAMGFTASFCITPAAYALYMWHRFGTPFAIFAAESSWHRHWTWPFVNVRDALAERAFTSVGLVTVFVVGLLCVQGGLAIWRDRFLLAPQDGRIIDSLESGLWMWGLAVIDLCANMPHNPLESTLRFAAVAYPAAAGIARSFVQRPTAPLYWMVFSAFATVGTLGAGLFSHGWFFQ, translated from the coding sequence TTGAACGTTCAAGAGCGGCTCTCTCGAGTCCCCCTCGTCCGGCACGTCCTCACCGCTTGGGCGACGCACTGGATCATTGTGCTCATTGGGCTCCTCGGCCCGATTGGCGACGCGCCGGCCAGGCTCGCCGTCACTGGCACGTGGCTCGACAACTTCGTCCAGTGGGACAGCCAGTGGTTCGTGGACATCGCCCGCTACGGGTACGTGTTTCCCTTGACCGTGCAGAAGACGTTCATCCCGACGGGGAACTCCGTGCCCTTCGTCCCCTACGACAAAGCGGCTGCCTTCCTGCCCGGGCTGCCCATCCTCGTTCACGCGCTCGGCATCGAAGGCGCGTGGGTGCTCACCAATCTGCTGTTTCTTCTGGATCTCGTGCTCGCCTACACCATCGCGGAGCAAGAATGGAAGGGCGCGGGGTTTCCAGCGGCCATGCTGCTCGCCGCCAACCCGTGCGCCATCATCTTCAGTTCGCTTTATACCGAGACGTACACGTTGACGGCATTTCTTGTCATCCTCTGGGGCCTTCAGCGCCCACGGGACAAGCGGCGCCTGGCCGCGGCCTGCCTCGGCGCCTTCCTCGCCCCATCCTTTCACGATCTCGGCGCATTCGCCATTCTGTTTGTCCTGAGACTGGTCAGATTCCGCCGCTTCCTCGCGGCCATGGGCTTCACGGCCTCCTTCTGCATCACGCCCGCAGCCTATGCGCTCTATATGTGGCACCGGTTTGGCACGCCATTCGCAATCTTCGCAGCCGAATCGAGCTGGCACCGCCATTGGACTTGGCCATTTGTCAACGTGCGGGACGCCCTGGCCGAGCGCGCGTTCACCTCGGTGGGCCTCGTCACCGTATTCGTCGTAGGACTCCTCTGCGTGCAAGGCGGACTGGCCATCTGGCGAGATCGCTTTCTTTTGGCGCCCCAAGATGGCAGAATTATCGATAGTCTGGAAAGCGGTCTGTGGATGTGGGGCTTGGCAGTCATCGATCTTTGCGCCAACATGCCGCACAATCCGCTCGAGAGCACGCTCCGCTTCGCTGCCGTCGCGTATCCCGCGGCCGCCGGCATCGCCCGCAGCTTCGTCCAGCGCCCCACTGCGCCGCTCTATTGGATGGTGTTTTCGGCGTTCGCCACGGTGGGGACGCTCGGCGCAGGGTTGTTCAGTCACGGATGGTTCTTCCAGTGA
- a CDS encoding AAA family ATPase, whose product MHETWTSESVAQAKPDLDAVIREVCHCVVGQDQAVKLLVAACLAGGHALLEDVPGTGKTKLASSLAAALGLSFARVQGTPDLLPADVIGTTVYHPREEAFRFHPGPIFTQVLLFDEINRATPRTQSALLQAMAERAVTVDGEERPLPRPFFVLATANPVESQGVFPLPEAELDRFLVQVSLGYLPESLEIEMVKRVMAEGADGPAPAPVLGADRLVKLQHMTQRVFVHDDVVRYAVSLARRTRDHDQISLGASPRSAVWLVRLSQALALLAGRHFVTPDDVQEAFVPVMRHRLVYDIAWADRGERDRLLESILGDTPVPHEREVSSP is encoded by the coding sequence ATGCACGAGACGTGGACGTCGGAATCGGTCGCGCAGGCAAAGCCGGACCTCGACGCCGTCATCCGAGAAGTGTGCCATTGCGTCGTGGGCCAAGATCAGGCCGTGAAGTTGCTCGTCGCCGCGTGCCTTGCCGGAGGCCACGCGCTCCTTGAAGACGTACCCGGAACAGGCAAGACAAAACTCGCCTCCTCCCTCGCTGCTGCGCTCGGGCTGTCGTTCGCCCGGGTGCAGGGTACGCCGGATCTCCTCCCCGCGGACGTCATCGGAACCACGGTGTACCATCCGCGCGAGGAGGCGTTCCGGTTCCACCCGGGTCCCATCTTCACGCAAGTCCTGTTGTTTGACGAGATCAACCGGGCCACTCCCCGTACGCAGTCGGCGCTTCTTCAGGCGATGGCCGAACGCGCGGTGACCGTCGACGGCGAAGAGAGACCCCTGCCGCGGCCGTTCTTTGTCCTCGCGACCGCGAATCCCGTCGAGTCGCAGGGCGTCTTCCCCCTCCCCGAGGCGGAACTCGACCGGTTCCTCGTGCAGGTATCCCTCGGGTATCTGCCGGAATCCCTCGAGATTGAGATGGTCAAGCGCGTCATGGCCGAAGGGGCGGACGGCCCTGCCCCGGCCCCCGTCCTTGGCGCCGACCGGCTTGTCAAGCTGCAACACATGACCCAGAGGGTCTTCGTGCACGACGACGTGGTGCGCTACGCCGTATCGCTCGCCAGGCGCACGCGCGATCACGACCAAATCTCCCTCGGTGCAAGCCCTCGGTCGGCTGTGTGGCTCGTGCGGCTCTCGCAGGCGCTCGCCCTCCTCGCGGGGCGGCACTTCGTCACTCCCGACGACGTTCAAGAGGCGTTTGTTCCTGTGATGCGCCACCGACTCGTGTATGACATCGCGTGGGCGGATCGCGGGGAGCGAGATCGTCTCCTCGAATCCATCCTCGGCGACACGCCGGTGCCGCACGAACGCGAAGTGAGTTCGCCGTGA
- a CDS encoding DUF58 domain-containing protein: MIWLWLPLLIVMALWLWPRAFARAVSGRVEGFLTASRAEMNPGDEVSLCVTLVNRSWMPIPLAEVEIELPPQLSFHCEQASRLGRVALSVLPRRQADIEFRAYAWRRGPAHPVQARAALSEGLGLLDTHIALDNRVSLAVRPRQLRVGPHFPFAPSGWMTRESRAFPDETALRSVRPYVMGDPVRHIHWRASARLGQLMVKEFFTTEAPDWAIVLSAQATDPYWAGALHPDTFDAMCEQALAIAQWLTRGGGRVDFATNAACGNRQRATIAWLSAEGVASLLAHAQPIATCDLDALATALARSPSSPRHWIVLSPRAEGAAKSWTSRFGVQVTWISARPSAEEDRQDATVEASHDANR; the protein is encoded by the coding sequence GTGATCTGGCTGTGGCTTCCCTTGCTCATCGTGATGGCCCTTTGGCTATGGCCGCGCGCATTTGCTCGCGCAGTCTCGGGGCGCGTCGAGGGCTTCCTGACCGCCAGCCGCGCGGAGATGAACCCCGGTGATGAAGTGAGTCTCTGCGTGACGCTCGTCAATCGGTCCTGGATGCCCATCCCCTTGGCCGAGGTCGAGATCGAGCTGCCGCCACAGCTGTCCTTTCATTGCGAACAAGCGTCGCGCCTTGGGCGTGTGGCGCTCTCCGTCCTCCCACGTCGCCAAGCAGACATCGAGTTCCGCGCGTACGCTTGGCGTCGGGGCCCAGCCCACCCCGTTCAGGCGCGCGCGGCACTCAGCGAGGGATTAGGCCTCCTCGACACCCACATCGCCCTGGACAACCGGGTGTCCCTCGCGGTGCGGCCCCGCCAACTACGCGTGGGACCACACTTTCCATTCGCCCCTTCCGGGTGGATGACCCGCGAATCCCGCGCGTTTCCTGATGAGACCGCGCTGCGCAGCGTGCGACCCTACGTCATGGGCGATCCTGTCCGCCACATCCACTGGCGCGCATCGGCGCGGCTCGGCCAACTGATGGTCAAGGAATTTTTCACCACCGAGGCGCCGGACTGGGCCATCGTCCTGAGCGCCCAGGCGACCGATCCTTATTGGGCGGGCGCGCTCCATCCCGACACGTTTGACGCCATGTGCGAGCAGGCGCTCGCCATCGCGCAGTGGCTCACGCGCGGCGGCGGGCGCGTGGATTTCGCCACCAACGCCGCCTGTGGGAATCGGCAGCGGGCGACCATCGCGTGGCTCTCTGCAGAGGGCGTCGCATCCCTGCTCGCGCACGCCCAGCCCATCGCGACGTGCGATCTCGACGCGCTGGCGACCGCATTGGCGCGATCCCCTTCGTCGCCGCGGCACTGGATTGTCCTGAGCCCACGCGCAGAGGGCGCCGCAAAAAGCTGGACGTCCCGTTTTGGGGTTCAGGTCACATGGATTTCGGCCCGTCCATCCGCGGAAGAAGATCGTCAAGACGCAACCGTGGAGGCTTCACACGATGCGAACAGGTAA
- a CDS encoding type I phosphomannose isomerase catalytic subunit gives MWPVKCKPVAMERIWGGDELKPMFGVTTDRPIGEYWVISAHPNGMSVVDGGPLDGKTLQELVETYPEAYLGRHSPQKRFPLLVKFIEAHDDLSVQVHPDDAYAEAHEGDAGKTEAWYVLDAPPDGRVILGHSFPDRETYLRAVREGRVRDYLTYRPIRKGDLVFVPSRTLHALLRGTKVLEVQQTSDVTYRVYDWDRVDANGKPRELHIEKAADVIAYGTEPPEPKPMAVVDEPGFEMVRLVSCPYFTIDRVRVAQRAAEMEQGVRGNPDCAMVVEGSGHLRCVAEGEEMRLPVKAGDALVIPADVPRYAWEADEALTVIRAFYGSSGP, from the coding sequence ATGTGGCCTGTAAAATGTAAGCCGGTCGCCATGGAGCGGATCTGGGGCGGCGATGAGTTGAAGCCGATGTTTGGGGTAACGACGGATCGCCCCATCGGCGAATACTGGGTGATCTCCGCACATCCGAACGGCATGAGCGTGGTGGATGGCGGCCCGCTCGATGGCAAGACGCTGCAGGAGTTGGTCGAGACCTATCCGGAAGCCTATCTCGGCCGGCACTCGCCCCAGAAGCGGTTTCCGCTGCTCGTCAAGTTCATCGAAGCCCACGATGATCTGTCGGTTCAGGTCCATCCGGACGACGCCTACGCGGAAGCCCACGAGGGCGACGCCGGCAAGACGGAGGCCTGGTACGTGCTCGACGCTCCGCCGGACGGGCGGGTGATTCTCGGCCACTCGTTCCCCGACCGGGAGACCTACCTTCGCGCCGTGCGGGAGGGCCGGGTGCGCGATTACTTGACCTATCGCCCCATTCGGAAGGGCGATCTCGTCTTTGTGCCGTCCCGCACGCTGCACGCGTTGCTCCGGGGCACCAAGGTGCTCGAGGTGCAGCAGACCTCCGACGTGACGTACCGCGTGTACGACTGGGATCGGGTCGATGCCAACGGCAAACCGCGCGAGCTGCACATCGAAAAGGCGGCGGACGTGATCGCCTACGGCACAGAGCCGCCCGAGCCAAAGCCGATGGCGGTGGTGGACGAACCCGGGTTTGAAATGGTGCGACTGGTCTCGTGCCCGTATTTCACGATCGATCGCGTCCGCGTGGCGCAACGAGCCGCCGAGATGGAACAGGGCGTGCGCGGGAATCCGGACTGCGCGATGGTGGTGGAAGGATCGGGGCACCTTCGCTGTGTCGCGGAGGGCGAGGAGATGCGTCTGCCCGTGAAGGCGGGGGATGCGCTCGTCATCCCGGCGGACGTGCCTCGGTACGCGTGGGAGGCGGACGAGGCGCTCACGGTCATCCGCGCGTTCTACGGCTCGTCCGGGCCGTAA
- a CDS encoding 2-hydroxyacid dehydrogenase: MASIVSTKPLSAAQREKLSRFGDVACPQEGQRFSQAELFSALHDAVGLITFGTRVDETLLEQAPHLKVASTASVGYDHFDLAAMRRRRILGAHTPHVLDDTVADLGMALMLAVARRIVELDAYVRRGDWKKGDEEVLYGVDVHHRTLGIVGMGRIGRALAKRAKFGFSMNILYHARSRHDDVEQAFGARYADLPDLLQASDFVVLLTPLTPETENLMNQDRFRLMKPSAIFINLSRGKTVDEDALVQALREGWIRGAGLDVYRQEPVPSDHPLLSLSNVVCVPHIGSATQATRTAMLDLAIDNLIAVLEGRPKDAYIVPELKGLEEEGSTCGL; the protein is encoded by the coding sequence ATGGCAAGCATTGTTTCCACCAAGCCGCTCAGCGCGGCGCAACGCGAGAAGCTGTCCCGCTTCGGCGACGTGGCTTGCCCGCAGGAAGGTCAGCGGTTCTCGCAGGCCGAACTGTTCTCTGCGCTTCACGACGCCGTGGGGCTCATCACATTCGGCACGCGCGTCGACGAGACGCTCCTCGAACAGGCGCCGCATCTCAAGGTGGCATCCACGGCCTCCGTGGGCTATGATCATTTCGACCTCGCCGCCATGCGGAGGCGGCGCATCCTCGGCGCACATACGCCGCATGTGCTCGACGACACCGTCGCCGATCTCGGCATGGCGCTCATGCTCGCAGTGGCCCGCCGCATTGTCGAGTTGGACGCCTACGTCCGCAGAGGCGACTGGAAGAAGGGCGACGAAGAGGTCCTCTACGGCGTCGACGTGCATCACCGGACGCTCGGCATCGTGGGCATGGGCCGCATCGGCCGCGCGCTCGCCAAACGCGCGAAGTTCGGATTCTCCATGAACATCCTATACCACGCGCGATCCCGCCACGACGACGTGGAGCAGGCGTTCGGCGCGCGCTACGCGGACCTGCCGGATCTCCTTCAGGCTTCAGACTTCGTGGTCTTGCTGACGCCGCTCACACCGGAGACCGAGAACCTCATGAACCAGGATAGATTCAGGTTGATGAAACCAAGCGCCATCTTCATCAACCTTTCGCGTGGAAAGACGGTGGATGAGGACGCATTGGTTCAAGCCTTGCGCGAAGGTTGGATCCGCGGCGCTGGGCTCGACGTGTATCGCCAGGAGCCCGTTCCATCGGATCACCCTCTCCTCTCTCTTTCCAACGTCGTCTGTGTGCCTCACATCGGCTCGGCGACGCAAGCGACGAGAACCGCCATGCTCGATCTCGCCATCGACAACTTGATTGCCGTGCTAGAGGGCCGGCCGAAGGATGCGTATATCGTGCCGGAACTGAAAGGCCTGGAAGAGGAGGGATCAACATGTGGCCTGTAA